One stretch of Dissulfurimicrobium hydrothermale DNA includes these proteins:
- a CDS encoding MlaA family lipoprotein yields the protein MKLSHAAVLPIVVSLLCINQALFVVNDVSANDAQGATSIAKPFDSESNNQDEEYEKAIASMPDPIEPFNRIMFQLNDKLYFYFFKPIAKGYSFVIPETARISVSNFFSNLATPIRLSNCLLQGRISDASNEFTRFCINSIYGVGGLFDPARNFWDIPKKQEDFGQTLGRYGAGPGFYLVLPFFGPSSLRDGIGIVVDFLPDPMTYLLTTAEYWGTEGVVRVNYISLHMGEYEKIKREAIDPYLFTRDAYAQYRAGLIRQ from the coding sequence ATGAAACTGTCGCACGCTGCCGTTTTGCCAATAGTCGTATCTTTGCTGTGCATAAACCAGGCTCTGTTCGTTGTAAACGATGTATCCGCAAATGACGCACAAGGTGCAACTTCCATCGCCAAACCATTCGATTCTGAATCGAACAACCAAGATGAAGAATATGAGAAGGCCATCGCATCGATGCCAGACCCTATAGAGCCATTCAATCGCATCATGTTTCAGCTAAATGATAAACTTTATTTTTATTTTTTTAAACCTATAGCAAAGGGATATTCTTTTGTAATACCTGAGACGGCCAGGATATCGGTCTCTAACTTCTTTTCAAATCTTGCTACGCCTATAAGGCTTAGCAACTGTCTCCTCCAGGGAAGGATAAGCGATGCCTCCAATGAGTTTACCCGCTTCTGCATAAACAGTATCTATGGAGTAGGGGGTTTGTTTGATCCGGCAAGAAATTTTTGGGACATCCCAAAAAAACAGGAAGATTTCGGCCAAACGCTCGGACGCTATGGTGCAGGTCCAGGTTTTTATCTGGTGCTGCCGTTTTTTGGGCCGTCAAGCCTAAGGGATGGGATCGGGATTGTGGTGGATTTTTTGCCCGATCCGATGACATATCTCCTCACTACGGCTGAATATTGGGGGACGGAAGGGGTTGTCAGGGTTAATTACATATCTCTTCATATGGGAGAATATGAAAAGATCAAAAGAGAGGCCATTGATCCATATCTTTTTACAAGAGATGCATATGCACAATATAGGGCAGGTCTGATAAGGCAGTAA
- a CDS encoding Crp/Fnr family transcriptional regulator — translation MDKRDPCLDIKISLAGLSCLKGIAIDNLSSFFALKKSLAGEILFKEGDRADWMAFIVSGKLEIKKQTEFHDKYFVLSILGSGSFIGERAILNKGELPRSATATALEETCLAVMKWDSFEELLEKFPDIAAKLLRVLLNEVSLRLIGANNRMASVF, via the coding sequence ATGGATAAAAGAGATCCATGCTTAGATATAAAAATATCTCTTGCTGGGCTCAGCTGCCTGAAAGGTATAGCCATTGACAACCTTTCCTCTTTTTTTGCACTAAAAAAATCGCTGGCTGGCGAGATTCTTTTTAAAGAAGGAGACAGGGCTGATTGGATGGCCTTTATTGTCTCTGGAAAGCTTGAAATTAAAAAGCAGACTGAGTTCCATGACAAATATTTTGTATTGTCTATCTTGGGAAGTGGTTCATTTATCGGAGAAAGGGCCATACTAAATAAAGGCGAACTTCCACGATCAGCCACTGCAACGGCCCTTGAAGAGACATGTCTTGCCGTTATGAAATGGGATTCCTTTGAGGAACTCCTTGAGAAATTCCCTGATATTGCGGCGAAATTGCTAAGGGTATTATTAAATGAAGTATCTTTAAGATTGATTGGTGCCAACAATCGCATGGCATCGGTTTTTTAA